From a single Okeanomitos corallinicola TIOX110 genomic region:
- a CDS encoding aldo/keto reductase, whose protein sequence is MEKRTLGTSTVKITPILMGTWQAGKRMWVGIEDADSIKTIRAAYENGITTIDTAEVYGDGHSEQIVAQALSDVRDRVEYATKVFVRHLKYQQVIEACERSLKNLNTDYIDLYQIHWPSGAFNSEIVPIEETMSALNHLKEQGKIHAIGVSNFSREQLAEAAQYGRIDSLQPAYSLFWRNVETDTMPYCVENNISILAYSPLSQGLLTGKFAAGHQSPPEDNRAKNRLFQGENFERAQQALDKLRPIAKKYNCSLAQLALAWLIAQPQTNAIAGARYPQQAQDNAKAGEIKLSPEDISQIDNIGRIVTDHFDNTGIMWEW, encoded by the coding sequence ATGGAAAAACGCACATTAGGTACATCTACCGTCAAAATTACCCCTATTTTAATGGGAACTTGGCAAGCAGGAAAAAGAATGTGGGTGGGAATTGAAGATGCAGACTCAATTAAAACCATTCGTGCTGCTTACGAGAACGGAATTACAACTATAGATACCGCAGAGGTTTATGGTGATGGACATTCTGAACAGATTGTAGCTCAAGCTTTGTCAGATGTGCGCGATCGCGTGGAATATGCAACTAAAGTTTTTGTCCGTCATCTCAAATATCAACAAGTCATAGAAGCTTGTGAACGTTCCCTCAAAAATCTTAACACTGACTATATAGACCTTTACCAAATTCATTGGCCATCTGGTGCTTTTAACAGTGAAATTGTCCCTATCGAAGAAACCATGAGCGCCTTAAACCACCTCAAAGAACAAGGTAAAATTCACGCTATCGGTGTTTCTAACTTCTCTCGTGAACAACTAGCAGAAGCTGCCCAATATGGACGCATTGATAGTTTACAACCAGCTTACTCCCTATTTTGGCGCAATGTAGAAACAGATACCATGCCCTATTGTGTGGAAAACAATATCTCTATTTTGGCTTATTCACCTCTATCCCAAGGTTTATTAACTGGCAAATTTGCAGCAGGACATCAATCTCCCCCAGAAGATAACCGAGCTAAAAACAGATTATTTCAAGGCGAAAATTTTGAACGCGCTCAACAAGCTTTAGATAAACTTAGACCCATAGCTAAAAAGTATAACTGTAGTTTAGCACAGTTAGCATTAGCTTGGTTAATTGCCCAACCTCAAACAAATGCGATCGCCGGTGCAAGATATCCCCAACAAGCACAAGACAACGCCAAAGCCGGAGAAATCAAACTTTCTCCCGAAGATATCAGCCAAATAGACAATATCGGCCGCATCGTTACCGATCATTTCGACAATACAGGAATTATGTGGGAGTGGTAA
- a CDS encoding DUF1802 family protein, which translates to MLMEMTTTVHALKEWAIAVNALESGQAIMLLRKGGINEQGGSFRVAHEQVLLYPTYEHQQSFMLKDEYSNLVFPVTSGWHPETISISSWAEITDILPVADKSVVNELLPFHIWNEHFISDRLKWKASKPLFVLLLRTYKLPQVQHIPYSPKYGGCKSWIDLYEQVELEGSEPVLSDHVYDQLVKDIYGIIGDRLYAVSY; encoded by the coding sequence ATGCTCATGGAAATGACTACTACTGTTCATGCTCTCAAAGAATGGGCTATAGCTGTAAATGCTTTGGAAAGCGGCCAAGCAATTATGTTACTGCGTAAAGGCGGTATCAATGAACAGGGGGGAAGTTTTAGGGTTGCCCATGAACAGGTTTTACTTTACCCTACTTATGAGCATCAACAGTCTTTTATGCTCAAGGATGAATATTCTAACCTGGTTTTTCCAGTTACATCAGGATGGCATCCAGAAACAATTTCTATCAGTAGTTGGGCAGAAATTACAGATATTTTACCAGTTGCAGATAAGTCTGTTGTGAATGAATTATTGCCTTTTCATATTTGGAATGAGCATTTTATTAGCGATCGCCTAAAATGGAAAGCTAGTAAACCTTTATTTGTGCTGTTATTACGAACTTATAAACTACCTCAAGTACAGCATATTCCTTATTCACCTAAATATGGTGGTTGTAAATCTTGGATTGATTTATATGAACAGGTAGAATTAGAAGGTTCAGAACCTGTTTTATCTGATCATGTTTATGATCAATTAGTTAAGGATATTTATGGAATTATTGGCGATCGCTTATATGCTGTATCTTATTAA
- a CDS encoding FHA domain-containing protein: MVNKNTKQILLHQNQSSTNFSNHLSMPAEPNESHLLIIEDDQGRKECPLECPIYSIGRDKKCDIRLFSQFVSRHHATLVRLPRKGNNSGFYYRILDGDPKGKPSSNGLMINGRKALDHDLKNEDEITFGPNVRAIYYLLKNTRPSEQTDASEYDITLINPGMTEEEEN, from the coding sequence ATGGTCAACAAAAATACCAAACAAATTCTTTTACATCAAAATCAAAGTTCCACAAATTTTAGTAACCATCTTTCAATGCCAGCTGAACCGAATGAAAGCCATCTCCTGATTATTGAAGACGATCAAGGGAGAAAAGAATGCCCTCTTGAATGTCCCATCTATTCTATCGGTAGGGATAAAAAATGTGATATCCGCTTGTTTTCACAATTTGTTTCCCGTCACCATGCCACATTAGTCAGATTACCACGCAAAGGTAATAACTCAGGCTTCTATTACCGAATTCTTGATGGTGATCCCAAAGGTAAACCCAGTTCCAATGGTCTGATGATTAATGGACGTAAGGCTCTTGACCATGACTTAAAAAACGAAGACGAAATCACCTTTGGTCCCAATGTACGTGCTATTTATTATCTGTTAAAAAATACTCGACCTTCAGAACAAACTGATGCGAGTGAATACGATATTACACTAATTAATCCTGGCATGACTGAGGAGGAAGAAAACTAA
- a CDS encoding heavy metal translocating P-type ATPase, which yields MQLVPETQLTPENAPITEKIILDVGGMKCAGCVKAVERQLNQHPEVKNVCVNLATEVAVVETKVGTVDADALAQALTATGFPTQPRTAHSQANKNKLDPETKQRQEMQAAFRQLLIAFVLLLFSGIGHFGNTIPILNNIWFHCGLATLALLIPGRPIINDGWLGWRRGAPNMNTLVSLGTLTAYTASLVALLFPQMGWECFFDEPVMMLGFILLGRTLEKQARGKAALAFRELLALQPQTARLIVNPETEKLIAGANIIEMPAEQVRVGEWLQVLPGDKIPVDGEVRFGQTTVDESMLTGESVPIVKQTGDAVAAGTINQSGAIAIQATRTGDDTTLAQIVALVETAQTRKAPVQKLADTVAGYFTYGVLTASLLTFVFWYFLGTHIWPDINIAGGMEMISHGTHQQVANINNSGLLISLKLAIAVMVVACPCALGLATPTAILVGTGIGAEQGLLIKGGDVLEKVHKLNTVVFDKTGTLTTGKPQVTDCKTFTDLTASSLLELAAAVESGTYHPLAKAINQAAKQQNLSIPHAEEFHTEPGMGVSAVVEGKTVLLGNREWLNWQGITISETAQAQAETLAATGKTVINVAIGDTLAGLIAVTDTLRSDAKATVDKLHQMGLRVILLSGDRLEAVNAIAQQLGLDSNDIMSGIPPAKKASAIQSLQNGETTITPQSIVAMVGDGINDAPALSQADVGIALHSGTDVAMETAEIILMRDCLSDVVQSIQLSRVTFRKIRQNLFWAFAYNTIGIPLAAGVLLPHFHFVLSPSSAAALMAFSSVSVVTNSVLLRSFTHRL from the coding sequence ATGCAACTTGTTCCAGAAACTCAACTTACCCCAGAAAATGCCCCAATTACAGAGAAAATTATCCTAGATGTAGGGGGTATGAAATGCGCTGGATGCGTGAAAGCCGTAGAAAGACAGCTAAATCAACATCCAGAAGTTAAAAATGTCTGCGTTAACCTAGCCACAGAAGTAGCCGTTGTGGAAACAAAAGTTGGTACTGTAGATGCAGATGCACTGGCACAAGCATTAACAGCTACGGGTTTTCCGACACAACCCCGCACCGCTCACAGTCAAGCAAATAAAAATAAATTAGATCCAGAAACGAAACAACGTCAGGAAATGCAAGCAGCTTTTAGACAGTTGCTCATTGCTTTTGTCTTATTGCTATTTTCAGGAATTGGGCATTTTGGGAATACTATCCCCATCTTGAATAACATCTGGTTTCACTGTGGACTAGCCACATTAGCATTACTTATTCCCGGCCGTCCCATTATTAACGATGGTTGGTTAGGTTGGCGACGGGGTGCGCCAAATATGAATACCTTAGTCAGTTTGGGAACGCTGACGGCTTATACCGCTAGTTTGGTGGCGTTGTTGTTTCCCCAAATGGGTTGGGAATGCTTTTTTGATGAACCAGTGATGATGCTGGGGTTTATCCTCTTGGGAAGAACCTTAGAAAAACAGGCTAGAGGTAAAGCTGCATTGGCATTTCGGGAATTATTAGCACTCCAACCCCAAACAGCGAGATTAATTGTTAACCCAGAGACAGAGAAGTTGATCGCTGGGGCAAATATTATTGAGATGCCAGCAGAACAGGTGCGGGTTGGTGAATGGTTGCAAGTTTTACCAGGAGATAAAATACCCGTTGATGGTGAAGTACGGTTTGGACAAACTACCGTAGATGAATCTATGTTAACTGGGGAATCTGTACCAATAGTTAAGCAAACCGGAGATGCTGTTGCAGCGGGAACAATTAATCAGTCAGGGGCGATCGCCATTCAAGCCACTAGAACCGGTGATGATACCACATTAGCCCAGATTGTCGCTTTAGTAGAAACTGCCCAAACCCGTAAAGCACCAGTTCAGAAATTAGCGGATACAGTCGCTGGTTATTTTACTTATGGGGTGTTAACTGCTTCCTTACTAACCTTTGTATTTTGGTACTTTTTGGGAACTCACATTTGGCCAGATATAAATATTGCTGGTGGAATGGAAATGATCAGTCATGGAACACATCAACAAGTAGCCAATATCAACAACTCTGGACTATTAATTAGTTTAAAATTAGCGATCGCCGTCATGGTGGTTGCCTGTCCCTGTGCATTAGGACTAGCTACACCCACAGCCATTCTTGTCGGTACTGGTATAGGTGCAGAACAAGGTTTATTAATTAAAGGTGGAGATGTGTTAGAAAAAGTCCACAAATTAAATACTGTAGTCTTTGATAAAACAGGCACTCTCACCACAGGTAAACCTCAAGTTACAGACTGCAAGACATTTACAGATTTAACAGCATCATCACTGCTAGAACTAGCAGCAGCAGTAGAAAGCGGTACTTATCACCCCCTAGCCAAAGCCATCAACCAAGCAGCAAAACAGCAAAATTTATCCATTCCCCATGCAGAAGAATTTCACACAGAACCAGGTATGGGAGTATCTGCGGTAGTAGAAGGAAAAACCGTACTTTTAGGAAACAGGGAATGGTTGAACTGGCAAGGAATTACAATCAGTGAAACAGCCCAAGCACAGGCAGAAACATTAGCCGCGACAGGTAAAACAGTGATTAATGTTGCCATTGGTGATACCTTAGCTGGTTTAATAGCCGTGACTGATACCTTGAGGTCTGATGCTAAAGCAACCGTGGATAAATTACATCAGATGGGTTTACGAGTCATATTATTGAGTGGCGATAGATTAGAAGCCGTCAATGCGATTGCTCAACAATTAGGACTAGATAGCAACGATATCATGTCAGGTATCCCTCCAGCCAAAAAAGCCAGTGCCATCCAATCTCTGCAAAATGGAGAAACTACAATCACTCCTCAATCCATCGTCGCCATGGTAGGAGACGGGATTAATGACGCTCCCGCCTTATCCCAAGCCGATGTGGGCATAGCCTTACATTCTGGCACAGATGTAGCCATGGAAACCGCCGAAATAATATTAATGCGTGATTGTCTCAGTGATGTTGTGCAATCAATTCAACTTAGTCGTGTAACATTTAGGAAAATACGTCAAAATTTATTCTGGGCTTTTGCCTACAATACAATTGGTATTCCCTTAGCCGCAGGAGTTTTATTACCTCATTTTCACTTTGTTCTCAGTCCATCCAGTGCCGCTGCTCTCATGGCTTTTAGCTCAGTTAGTGTGGTGACAAACTCAGTTTTATTGCGAAGTTTTACTCATCGGTTGTAA
- a CDS encoding DMT family transporter produces the protein MQLQLRGSKSTLASLLLIAPFFLWGTAMVAMKGVIPHTTPLFMAGVRLIPAGVLILIAAAIMGRPQPQGWLAWTWIMIFALVDGTLFQGFLAEGLVRTDAGLGSVMIDSQPLAVALLSLWLFKEHIGIWGWLGLGLGVAGISLIGLPEEWIFNLLDSGVKITTDNWQELFNSGEWLMLLAALSMAVGTVMIRYVCRYADPVTATGWHIILGGLPLWGISAVVEGQQWQNLVLSDWFALSYATIFGSAIAYGLFFYFASSGSLTSLSSLTFLTPIFALLFGHLLLSEVLTPIQWVGVFLTLISIYLINQRDNLGSQKTTQQSPILETSATNQRKSVTLAVRDSEPKV, from the coding sequence ATGCAACTGCAACTTAGAGGATCAAAATCTACCCTGGCTTCCCTATTGTTAATTGCCCCTTTTTTCCTTTGGGGTACAGCAATGGTAGCAATGAAAGGTGTCATACCTCATACCACACCATTATTTATGGCAGGAGTACGTTTAATACCTGCGGGGGTATTAATTCTCATTGCAGCTGCTATTATGGGCAGACCTCAACCCCAAGGATGGTTAGCATGGACATGGATCATGATCTTTGCCCTTGTTGATGGTACGCTATTTCAAGGTTTTTTGGCAGAGGGGTTAGTAAGAACTGATGCGGGGTTAGGTTCAGTGATGATTGACTCCCAACCTTTAGCCGTAGCCTTACTGTCCTTGTGGTTATTTAAAGAACATATTGGTATCTGGGGATGGTTAGGGTTAGGATTGGGAGTAGCTGGTATTAGTCTGATTGGTTTACCGGAAGAGTGGATTTTTAATCTCCTTGATTCTGGTGTAAAAATTACAACTGATAATTGGCAAGAGTTATTTAACAGCGGTGAATGGTTAATGTTATTAGCCGCATTATCAATGGCTGTAGGCACTGTCATGATCCGCTATGTATGTAGATACGCTGATCCGGTAACAGCTACAGGGTGGCATATAATTTTAGGTGGTTTACCATTGTGGGGAATTTCTGCGGTTGTGGAAGGGCAACAGTGGCAAAATTTAGTATTATCTGATTGGTTTGCTTTAAGTTATGCAACCATATTCGGGAGTGCGATCGCTTATGGGTTATTTTTCTATTTTGCATCTAGTGGTAGTTTAACAAGTTTAAGTTCTCTCACTTTTCTCACACCTATTTTTGCATTGCTTTTTGGACATCTTTTACTTTCGGAAGTGCTGACCCCTATTCAATGGGTAGGAGTTTTTCTAACTTTAATTAGTATTTATTTAATTAACCAACGAGATAACTTAGGCAGTCAAAAAACTACTCAGCAGTCACCAATTT